Below is a window of Desmonostoc muscorum LEGE 12446 DNA.
CAACATTCTGCAACAAGAAATTTACCTAAGAAAAAACCAGGGATTGGTAGCAACTAAACAGCTAATTTTGTCTAAACAAGACAAGGAAATCGGCAAAGAAATTCAACAGCTAATTGATGACTATTTAAAAAAAGAACAAAATTTATTACAGCAAAAGATACAAGAGTCGCAGGCAATTTCCCAAAAGGCTGTAATCACATTTTTTATCGCTGTTGTTGTGCATTTGTTGTTGGTGGCGTTACTGTATGATTTGTTGTGGTATTACATTAAACAACTTCACCAAGCAGAACAGAAAATTCGGGAACAAAAGTTGCTGTTAGATGTAACAAAAGACGCAATTGTGGTGCGAAATATCCACAACCAAATCTTATTTTGGAATCAAGGTGCCCAAAGTCTTTACGGTTGGAAAGTTGAAGAAGCTGTGGGTAAGAATATTTTGCAACTTTTGTATCCAGAAAATTCACCACAGTTAGAAGATGCTTACTTAAGCGTGATGAATACTGGTGAGTGGCGGGGTGAGTTGCATCAACTGACGAAAGAAGGTAAGGAAATTATCGTTGAAAGTCGGTGGGTATTGTTACGACATGATAACGGACAACCCAAATCTATTTTGAGTGCGAACACCGAAATTACACAGCAGAAACAATTAGAAGTTCAACTTTTGCGATCGCAACGTTTGGAGAGTATCGGCACTCTAACTAGCAGTATCGTCCACGATCTCAATAATCTACTATCGCCGATTTTAATGTCAGTTCAGTTCTTGCAGAAGAAATTCCCTGACCCCCAAAGCCAGAAAGTACTACAAACCTTAGAAAATAATGTTAAACGTGGCGCTAATTTGCTCAAGCAAATCTTGATATTTGCACGCGGTATTGAAAGCAAGCGGATAATTGTCCAAATTGCGCCTATATTAGCAGAAATTGAGCAAATTATCGCTCAAACATTTCCTGATTCTATTATCTGCGAGATAGATATTCCCAAAAATGTTTGGCACATCCGGGGAGACGCAACTCAACTGCATCAAGTGCTGATGAATTTAGTAGTTAACGCCCGTGACGCGATGCCCGATGGTGGTATCTTCAGGATTGTGGCGGAAAATGTCGTAATTAGCGAACATTGTGCCCAGATTAATATTGATGCCAAACTGGGTTCTTATATTGCGATCGTGGTGACGGATACTGGTATGGGGATGTCATCGGAAGTCCAACAACGGATTTTTGAACCATTTTTTACCACCAAAGACATAAGCAAAGGCACTGGTTTAGGACTTTCCACGGCGCTGGATATCATTAAGAATCACGGTGGTTTTGTCAATCTTTATAGTCAGGTAGGCAGAGGTACTCAATTTACAGTCTACTTGCCAGCTTTAACATCCAGGGAAATCCCTTCATTTTCCCAAGAACTCGAATCAGTTAGGGGAGAGGGTTAATTGGTTTTGGTGGTGAAAGTATCACAGACTACAAAAATCCTATCAACTAAAACTTTCTGCCCACGTTGGAAATGATAAGAATCTAACTTAGTCCTCAGCCGGAAGTTCAACAAGTCATACCGAGGTGAACCATCTGGATGGCTTGCCCTTGGTGGGATATCGAGTACTTCGATTGCACAACCGCCAATTCTGGAATCTGGAGTCACCCTAAAACTCAAGTCCGGTAATTCAAGGCGCTTCACTACAATGTTCCGCAAATGACGAGAATGGTTAATAACAAGCTCCACCTCAACTTCGATAGCAGTTAGAAACTCCATAAGTTTGGGGAAGTAAGTATTGAAAAGATTGAATAGTTCTGGATGATTCTTGAAAAAAACTAACTTTTTGAATATTAAAAACCTGCGAAGTAGCTAGAGTTTGAGAGGTTTTTTAGGTTAAAAGAAATAAAAAATATCAGTTAACATGATACGCCGTTATCACTATTTTCTTGTCTGGACTATATACGGACTCGACTCTTGGGTATTCGTTATGAATCCACCACACTTTTATTCTATTAGACTGTGCAGGTGCGCTACCTGAGATTGAATATCCCGCCTGAGTCATTAAGGTTTCAAAAGTATTTGAGTCGAGAACCGTACAATTAAAAGTTGTTAGTCCCTGTATTTGATGTCTGTTTAGGGTCATAGCTACCCTGGTAAGTCGTAAAAATTCTATATCCTGGTAATACTAAAGCAATTCCAGTTAACTCGTGAATTTTACCGGGATATTTATAGGGAATATCATCTGGTACGCTCCCACCAATGCGAAAACTAAACCCAAGTAGCCATATATACAAACCAGGTATTAGTAAATCCATGCTATATGCAATAGCTCTCATTGCCTCATTTTCTTTGAAAGAAGCACAATTTCTGGCTATAGCGAATTTTTTGGAGATATTTTTTAGGTTTGTGGTTTCTAACATGGTCTTAATTTCAATCCCCAACAGAGAGTTAATAAGTTTTAAGCGTTTCAATTTCTATGAGGGATAAGGTGTCTTGTAACCCTAGTTTCTTTATCCAGCAGTCAGATAGCAAATAGTTTCAATCCCCGATAAGGGGTAAAGTATTTTGCAACCTCTAGTTTTACGATATCGTAGAACTATGCTGTTTTCCAACCCGCTGACCTTTGAAAGTTTTGCTGTATTTGCGTTTTAAGGTTTACTTTCGCGGATGTCTAGATAATAATAGGAAAGTTTTCAAGCCTTGTAAGAGTGGAAAGTCTTGAAAACGCTTATACCGTAAGGTGCGCGACGGTGATAATCGAGTAGGGCTTTTGAGAGCATTTTTACCATCAGCTAAAAAATAGTGTTTATTTAGTAAAAAATAATATCAGTAATTCAATATTGTTAAGTCAAAATATTACGGAATTTGCTGACATTGGTCTCAGAGAATTTTTGTCTTAAATCCTCAATAATAAAGAGTTTTTACAGATAATCAATGCCGGATTCAGCAAGAATTAACGTAGATTTACAGAATTTTGCTTCGGGTATAGATTTTTTCCTCAATGTTTTTGTTACAATTATTGAAATTTTTCCCTAAAAATACCACTATGGCTTTATATGCTGAATTACATAGACATCTAGGCGGTTCCGTCGTACCCCGAGTTTTGTGGCGATATTTCGAGCGACATTCTTCGGAGTTGATTTCCCGCTTTGCTGACTATTCAGAATTTGAAGATTTTTACACCCGTCCACGCAACACCCTAGATGAGTATTTAGAATTGCACACCCTGGTAGAAAGTGTGCAAACTGCGGAGACTTTGCCTTACTTTATCTATCGCTTGCTGCGGGGTGCTTATATTTTTGAAAATTTGGCTTATCTAGAACTACGCTACACTCCGTATTTACGGACACCTGAGCATCTGAGTCAATCAGACAGAATTGACAAGATGGCAGAAATTGTGCGAGTAGTAGGAGAAGCTAGCCGCTTGCCAGAATATCCGATTGTTACTAGCCAAATCCTTTGTATGCACACGCGTTTACCTTATGAGGTGAACAAAGCGATTATTGATTTGGCGGCACAAAATAAGCAGTATGTTTGTGGAGTCGATGTAGCGGGGGGTGATAGCTATTATGCCGATCGCCTCGAAGAATGGATTAGTCTATATGATTATGCGCGATCCCAGGGCGTTAACACCACCGGACATCTATTTGAAACTACCGCTGGTTGTTACCCCCAACTGTTACCCTACCTGATGCGAATTGGCCACGGCATCCAAATTCCTTTGTTGTATCCAGAATTACTTAACGATGTAGCTAGACGCGGGCAGTGTTTGGAGGTTTGCCCAACAACTTACTTGAAAACTGGCACTTTACAGGATATGCATCAACTCAAAATAGTTTTTGACCGTTGTTTTGATGCTGGGGTCGATATCGCTATTTGTACTGATAATGCTGGGTTGCATAATGTACGTTTGCCTTGGGAGTATGAAAATCTCTTGACTTATGACATTATTAGTTTTGAACAACTCCAAGCTTGTCAGGATGCAGCTTTTCGTCATGCCTTTGCTTGGCCTTACACCCAACGTCCCGCATCATTGTTAAATGGGTTGCTCAAAGTTGAACCACCTAAAGTTTTGGCAATGAACGATACTAATTAACAGTTAACAGATTTGACATCCGAAATAGAAGCCTGATTCCAGAAGAATACAGAATTCAGAATTCAGAATTCAGCAATCTTTTTAGTGGAAGAGTTAAACCTGTTTATTCATCCACGATTCGCTAACAAGACTTCTGGATTCTGGGGACTGACACCTTTATTCTTGCTAATTAAAACTTGAAAACTGAGAACTTTTAGACCATCTTTAATTTTTACCAAATTCACTCCCTCATCTCCCTCATCTCCCTCTTCTCCCTCTTCTCCCTCATCTTTCCCCACTTACCTTGTCCCCAGAAGCTATAAACTATAATTTATGGCATCTACTATTCAAGCTCTACCAACAGAAGTTGTATATCTCATTACAGCGGGAGAGGTCATCGACTCTTTAGCCTCTGTGGTGCGGGAATTGGTAGAAAATTCCCTAGACGCAGGTGCAACGCGAATTGTGGTTTCATTATGGCCGCAGCAATGGCGAATTCGCGTCGCAGACAATGGTTGTGGAATGAACTTAGATGATTTGGAACAAGCAGCCACAGCCCATAGCACCAGTAAAATTCATTCTAGTGCCGATTTGTGGAAAATCAATAGCTTGGGTTTTCGTGGCGAGGCTTTGCACAGTTTAACGACTCTGGCAGATTTGGAAATTTTGAGTCGTCCTGTGGGTGGAAAATTAGGATGGCGAGTTGTCTATGGCGATGACGGGAAAGTTGTGCAAGTTGAAGCAACTGCGATCGCACCTGGTACAGTAGTCACAGTTGCCAATCTTTTCGGTAACTGTGCATCTCGTCGTCAGGGATTGCCTATATTAGCACAGCAAATGAAAGCCGTGCAAGCAACAATTCACCAAATCGCCCTCTGCCATCCCCGCGTCACCTGGCAGATTTGGCAAAATGACCGTCAATGGTTCACCATCTCCCCCGCCGCCACAACTGGGCAACTACTACCGCAGATTTTACTCCAAGTCCGACAAGGCGATTTGCAAGAAGTCAAACTCGAAGTACCCAACCCGGTAAATTCAGAACTCAGAATTCAGAATTCAGAACTCAGCACTCCTAACTCCTCACTCCTAACTCCTAACTCCCCACTCCCCACTCCCCACTCCCCAGTCCCCAGCCCCCACTCAGCACTCACTTTAGTGGTAGGATTACCCGATCGCTGTCATCGTCATCGTCCAGATTGGGTACGTGTGGCGATTAACGGACGGATGGTGAAGTCAGCGGAACTAGAGCAAACAATATTATCAGCATTTCACAAAACATTACCACGCGATCGCTATCCAATTTGTTTTCTGCATCTTGCCATTTCCCCAGATCAAATTAACTGGAATCGTAATCCAGCAAAAACAGAAATTTATCTCAATGAAATCACTTATTGGCAAGAGCAAATTATCCAAGGAATTAACCAAGCACTGCGAATTTCTTCTGTCAATCTCAAAGAAACTGTTCACACAACACGAGTTAGTAAATTACTCAAAGCCGCAGAAGCTAAAGGCGGTTACAATTTCAATCCTAATAACTCAAATGAACGAGATAACACTCAGCACTTTTTAAAAGCTGTGGCGCAAGTGAGTAATACTTATATTGTTGCCGAACATCCTGGTGGGATGTGGTTAGTAGAACAGCACATTGCCCATGAGCGAGTTTTGTATGAGCAATTATGCGAGAATTGGCAACTCATTTCCGTCGAACCGCCAATTATTCTTTATCAATTGTCACCAGCACAAGTATCGCAATTACAACGCATCGGTTTAGATATAGAACCCTTTGGCGAACAACTTTGGGCTGTTCGTAACCTACCCGCAATGTTGCAGCAACGTGAAGATTGTGCTGAAGCAATTTTAGAATTGAGTTTGGGAGGTGATTTACAAACAGCCCAAGTAGCTATTGCTTGTCGCAGTGCTATTCGTAATGGTACACCAATGAATCTACAACAAATGCAGACACTTTTAGATGATTGGCAACGCACTCGCAATCCTAGCACCTGTCCCCACGGACGCCCAATTTATTTATCACTGGAAGAGTCAGCTTTAGCTCGATTTTTCCGGCGTAATTGGGTAATTGGCAAAAGTCATGGAATATGAATTATTTTGCAATTTCAGAATTAAAGATATTGCCTTGAGAATTTTAGATACAACAAGAATCAATTCTTTATACATATATAGCAATCATACATCAACGTGAGTTCGACAGATTCCAAAGAACCCCGCTTCCATTCTTCTCCCCGTTGGCGTTAGCCTGCCGTTATACCAATTCTGTATGAAGATGCGCCAAACTATATGAGGAACGAACCGCAAAGGGCGCATTCGCGCAGCGTCTCGTCAGAGAAGGACACAAAGAAAGAAAGAAAGAAGAAGCCAAGAAAATTTGGCGCAGCCTCACAAAGAAACGGTATTAGGCAAGGGGAGAGAGGCTTAAAAACCCTAATTTTTCGTTCCCAACTCAGGATACTAATTATTACTTCTTGACTAAAAAATATGCTGTAGCATAATCAGGTAATTGGCTGATATGCTGCCCAAATTCTTTTTGATTCTTAAAAATGCCTGCCAAAAAATCGAGTTGATAAAGGTTGGGTAAAAATGCTCCGCCTGTATCAGCCATAACCCCCATTTGCAGATGTTTGCGGCCACCCTTTGTCTGCTCAATCACAATCACTCTACCTAAACCAACATTCAGAACATCTCCAGCAAAAGTAACTCCTGGTTTGATGGAAATTTTGGCATCTATTTTGTATCCGTAACCTTTAATGGCGTCAACTTCTCTAAAGTACCAATAACGCTTTTGTGCTGTTGGTTTTAATCCACGAATATAAGACATGCCATTATTTCTGTCTACATTAAAAAATGCCTGATAACCATCTGTAAAATTAATCAGAACTGTTCCCTGCATCAGGGCTTCTTCTAAGCCAGTTCTGGTGAGATAAGCAAGGCTTTGAACTTTGCCAAATTCTCTACCACCTGGTTCGTAAATACCCGTTAAAACATCCTGTTTTGTATATCTAGTGTAGAATTTATGGTTATTAGAGTTGTCTTTTAGGCTATAAATTCCTGTATTGAAAGTAGAGGTTTTCTTGCGAGAGCCAGTGTGAGTAAAAACAGCGTACTTAGTAATTCTTAATTGTTTTTGTTGTTTATTTTTTGGGTTGTAGGCAGTCCATTTAATAACTCGAAAGTTGGCATTAATAAACTTAGGGTCTTGTAGCCGAGTGGCTCGACGGTTAGCAATATCTTCTTTTAAGACAACACTCATGAAGTCCAAAGTTTTGAGAACATCTTCGACGGTAACTCCTTGAGTAGCAAGCAGTCCTGTACGGAGAATATCTGGGTCTTGTGAAGCGTAGTCTTGAAAATATTTTCTAGTATTGACCAGAACAGTTAATAAATCTGTTTGGTTAAAGTTAACTTTATTTCCTGGCAGTTTGACTGAAGAAAAAACCTGGCTGCCTTTAACGCTAAATTTATATTTTTTAAACTCATCAACAACTGGATATGGTGTAGTTCCAGGAGAATTTTGCTTGTCTATTTTTTGCTCAACAATTAAAGGATTGTGAACGCTGGAGGTGAGTGTATGAGCAGCTTGATTTGAGATGAAAGAAATATGTGGTTGAAGTGGGGCAGAATTTTCTTGTTGGGTAAAGGTTTGTTTTTGTGGAGTTAGCTGTTTAGTTTTTGACTGAGTATATAGATAGTTACTAGCTAAACCCACAAGTAATAAAGCAGCACAACCTACTGTCAAGCGAAATTTTTGGCTCAATAGGATATTCATAAGTTTGAAAATCAATTTCTAATGCTAAATAATAAACGCTATGTTTCTATCACCTCACGCACTAATTGTGCCAACTTTTCAGCACTATCGGGAACTGCGATCGCCTTTGCTTTTTCCCCCATATTGGCTAACTCTTGGGGTGAGTGCAATAAATTCAACACATTACTTTGCAATTCTTGTGCTGTTAACTGTGATTGCTTGAGGGTTAACGCCGCACCAGCTTTGGTGAATACCTCTGCATTGTAGGATTGATGGTCTTCTGCGGCAAAGGGATAAGGAATCAAAATCGCTGGTACACCACACACTGCCAATTCTGTCAAGCTACCCGCGCCAGAACGACTGATGGCAATGGAAGCTCGTTGCAACAATGCCGCCATATTGTTGTAAAAAGGTAAAGCTATGTACTGTGGATGTTTGAGACTATCCGCTTCCGTGTCGCGATCGCCAGTTAAATGTACTACATAAGCACCAGCATCAAACCAAGCATTTGCTCCTTCGCGCACCAACTTATTAATCGCAACTGCACCTTGGCTACCACCAAAGACGACAATTAAAGGAACGCCATCGGGAATAGCTAAATCCAAGGGTGCATTCATGGCACCATCGAGGAATTGCGCTCTGACAGGAGTGCCAACGCAGACATTATGGGCACGGGGTAAATACTTAGCAGCTACTTCAAATCCCAAGGCTACCACACTACACCAAGGACCAAAAAACCGAGTTACTTTACCGGGTATTGCGTTAGATTCGTGGAAAATCACAGGTAAACCAAGGGAACGCGCCGCAATTACCGCAGGACCAGCAATATAACCCCCTGTGGTAAACACTCCTTGAAAATTTCCCTGTTTGAGAATTCGCCTGACTTGGAAAATCGAACCCACGAGTCTAGCTAAAGTGCGAATTGAAGAAATACCAAACCCTTGCTGAAACCCTTCAACTGCAATAGTATTCAAAGGATACTCTTTAGGGACAAGTTCAGTTTCTAGCCGATTGGGTACTCCCAGCCATTCTATTTGATAATCTGGCAGTTTTTCGGCCAGTGCGATCGCTGGAAACAAATGTCCACCAGTCCCACTGGCGGCTATTAATAATTTTATCGGTGCGTTTGCCATCAAAACTCTACCGTTTAGCGCCTAGCTTAACTAAGATAAAACAATTTCCTTACCTTCTCTAATCAAATCAGTAAACTCCTACCAATGACTAACATTTTAGTGAAACGTCAACTGAGATTCTCAACCAGCGTCGGGCTGATTTCATTTTTGCTGACCCTTGGTTTGACAAATGCTTGGCAACCCACTCAAGCCAGCACACCGCAGCAATTAGTCCAAGCCACTACAGCCCAAAATGCACCAGCCGAATTGAAAAACCTGTTGACACAAGTTGATGCCGCAGCCAGTAAAGGTGATGTCAAAGGGGTGTTACAATTTTACAGCCCCAATTTCACTCATGGGGATGGGTTAAATCGCCAAACCCTGGAAAAATCTTTAGTTTCACTCTGGCAAACATACCCCAAATTGCAATATAGTACCAAACTGCTGTCTGCAAAACCTGAAGGTAACGCCATCATCGCCGAAACAGAAACCCAGATCATCGGCTCACCTTCAGCTAACAGTAATAATTTGGCTCTTGATGCCACGATTAAATCGCGTCAGCGCGTCGTCGCTGGAAAGATTGTCCGCCAAGACATTTTGTCAGAACGCACGCAACTTACCTCTGGGAGCAACCCGCCAAAAATTGATGTTAAATTGCCACAGCAAGTGAAAGTCGGACAGAAGTATAATTTTGATGCGATCGTTCAAGAACCACTTGGTGAGGATTTTCTACTAGGAACAGCCCTAGAGGAACCCATCCGGCCAGAAAAATATCTCAACCCTACACCCGTGGATTTGCAATTACTCACCTCTGGTGGAGTGTTTAAAGAGGGACAAGCACCATCTATCCCTGGTAGCCAATGGGTTTCTGCTGTTATCCTGCGGGGTAATGGGATAACGATGGTAACTCAGCGGTTGCAAGTGGTGAAGAAGTAGTTAGGAGTGAGAATTTAAAAGTATTTTTGGTAACATCTGAGCCTCCCAAACCTAACCCTTGTTTCTCGTCCATTTGATTCCCGATTCGATTTTTCAAGCTAGTTTTGAAGGTTTGTAGTAAGTACTTTAGTGCTGAAAAAATCAAGGATTAAAGTCCTTACTACAAACACATATGAGTATCAAAATTAATCGGACAGAACACTAGTGGTCTATCGCATTAGTTCTGATGGCTGAACTCATTCTTAATTTTTCTTCCTTTGCGCTCTTTGCGTCCTTTGCGGTTCGTTTTCTTAACCCTCAAATTTAATGCGATGAACCACTAGTAAGGTTAGCAGGCAAGAGGTTTGGAGATAAGGTTTTTGATTACTGAATCGATGTTCTAGACGATAGTGAAATTAGCAGCAGTCAACGTTTTGGTATTAATCCCAGTCAGCGTTGCCAAAACTTCATCAGTATCAGTGACGATAATTTTGTTGCCAGTGAAACTGAGTTGACGGAAGCTGAGACCACCAGACAATCCAATCAAGTCAGTACCTTTGCAGAAGTCAGTAATCTTATCAGTACCTTGTGTTGCAGCCAAGACAAATTTATCTTTGCCATTGCCACCTGTGAGGATATCGTTACCAAAACCACCAGATAATCTGTCATCACCTTTGCCACCATCGAGGATGTCTTTGCCATTACCACCAACTAGGATGTCATTACCGTTACCACCCAAGAGAGTATCATTACCATTGCCCCCATTGAGGGAGTCTTTGCCATTGCCACCATCTAGGTAGTCATTACCAGGAGTGCCCTTTATATTGTCGTTGCCGTTGCCACCAAAAAGGCGATCGCCGACTTCCACGGTTACTTTAGCGGTACTAGTGAGTTGACCATCACTGACGGTGTAGTTAAAGGTAGCTGCACCAGTAAACCCCTTAATTGGGGTAAATAAGATGAAGTCATCTGCCGAATTATTGGGAGTGTGATTATTTTTGAGTACCGCAGTACCATTGATTGCACCACTGACACCAGCGATCGTGAGGCTGTTGCCATCGATGTCGCGATCGTTAGCCAGCAGGGTATTTACTTGAATAAAAAAGGCAGTATTTTTGGCAGTGGTAACAGTATCATTAACGGCAACGGGTGCGTTATTGACTTGTGCTTTTGTACCAAAAATCACATAGCTCTGCCCAGCCCCCAAGGAAGCACCAGGTGCGCCAACAATCAAGTCGTCGATGTTGTCGCCGTTGATATCCCCAGCAGCACTGACTGAAATAGCTGAGAAGTCAGTACCATTAATACCGTTGATGGCAAAGCCCTTGCTAGGGTTGAGATTGGAGAGGTCGAGGGTGGCACCAAAGCCGCTACTGCTGCCAAAGACCACGTAGGTCTGTCCTGCACCGGATGAAGCAAAAGGTGCGCCGATAATTAGGTCAGCGATGTTGTCACCGTTAACATCCCCAGCAGCGCTGACTGAGTAGCCTGAGACATCGTTTTCATTAATGCCTTTGATTGCAAAGCCGTTGCTGCCGTTAAGGCTAGATACATCTAAGCTGGCATTAAAGCCGCTAGTGCTGCCAAATACCACGTAGCTCTGTCCTGCACCCGAAGCAGCATTGTATGCACCGATAATTAGATCGTCAATGCGATCGTTGTTAATGTCTCCGGCATTGCTCACTGAAGCCCCGAAAAAGTCGCTGGCATTGCCGTTGATGGCAAAGCCGTTGCTGCCGTTAAGGCCAGATAAATCTAGGCTAGGATTAAAGCCGCTAGTACTGCCAAACACTACATAGCTCTTTCCTGTGCCCTGTGCGCCAATAATTAGGTCGGCGATGCCATCATGGTTAACATCCCCAGCACTGCTGACTGAGTTGCCTGAGGAGTCAGTGCCATTGCCGTTAATGGCAAAACCATTGCTGCCGTTGAGGTCTGAGAGGTTCAAGCTGACATTAAAGCCGCTAGTGCTGCCAAACACCACGTAGCTCTGCCCTGCACCAGAAGCCGCATTAGATGCGCCAATAATTAAGTCGTCGATCCCATCATGGTTGATGTCTCCGGCATTGCTGACTGAGTTACCTGAGGAGTCTGAGAGGCCATCTGAGTTCCGGCCATTGATGCCGTTAATGGCAAAGCCGTTGCTGCCGTTGAGGTTCGAGAGGTCGAAACTGGCATTAAAACCGGTAGTGCTGCCAAACAACACGTAACTTTGCCCTGCACCCAAAGCCGCACCAGGAGCGCCAATAATGAGGTCAGCGATGCCATCATGGTTAATGTCCCCAGCGCTGCTGACTGAGGCGGCAAAAAAGTCGCTGGCATTCCCGTTGATAGCAAAGCCGTTGCTGCCGTTGAGGTTCGAGAGGTCGAGGCTGGCATTGAAGCCGCTAGTGCTGCCAAACACTACGTAGCTCTTTCCTGTTCCTGGTGCGCCAATAATGAGGTCGTCGATGTGGTCGCCGTTAACGTCCCCGCCATTGCTGACTGAGTTTCCTAAGGAGTCAAAGCCATTGCCGTTGATGGCAAAGCCGTTGTTGCCGTCTAGAGACGAAAAGTTGGATAAGGGATTAGCCATGATTTTATTGTATGTTTGTTGTTAGCAATGGAGTATATGTAAAAGTTTTAAACAAATAACATTAGCCTTAGTTAAAAGCTAGGTTAAGCCAACTAATTTTAAATATTTTGTGTTTTTATGATGTGAGTGCTGTATGGTATAACTAATACTTAAATATAATTAATCAAAGAAAATTTTTAGGCGATCGCACTTTCAGATCCAAACAGTGATACACAGCATACTTCTATTATGTATTGGCAAATAACAACACAATCAAGCTATAGGAATCGTATTTGATTTCTGAAAAAATCTAAATATTTGTAGGGTGTTTTAGGCGTAAGCCGTAACGCAGCATCTCAAGCTTTTGGTGCCGTACCTCGGCGCTAAGGCACCTTATACCGTTTCACTTTAATTATGATACAAATACGTTGTTAGGGGCACGGCAATGTTCCCTACGCGAAATCTATATGTATCAGGGTTTTAGTGAAATGGTATTACGTAGTATTTCAAAAATCAAATACTAGTCCTATACCTGATAATTAAACTTGGTATGTAATGACTAACTTACCAGATATATCTCCGGCAGTAATTGGTAATAACTATGGTTTGAGAATTTGGATAGAGTACGGTTTTTAACAGTGTAAAAATCAGCTAATATGAACAGATTTTCGCTTGACTGACTACTATCAAATTGAGCGATGTTGGGAGATTGTCGAGAGTGCCTTTTTGATGGTGAGCTTACAATTCTGCGGACTAAATCAATCAAAAAATATTGAAGATGATTCTCCAGATAAAGACTTGTTGTTCAAGTTGTGCCAACATCCTTGGTAGAATCACATTTCTGGCTGGAACAATCGACTGAATAATTTACTCCCAACCAGTCAAGGGTGTTCTGGTTGGGATACTGGAACTTAAAATTTGGAGTTAGGCTTGAATTAGCTTTGGCTTACCTGACTCAACCGCCCATGAGGCCATGCATGTCTCAGTGTTGCTGCGACGCAATACTGTATCAACAGCCCACCATTGTGCTGTAACTCGTTCGGGAGTGACATCAATAATGTTGTAACCATGACTGTCGAAGTCACACCAGCGAATGTGAGGGAAAGCCTTCATCACCTCTT
It encodes the following:
- a CDS encoding CHASE3 domain-containing protein, with the protein product MEVICGKKGDRMIKKWSRVQKHKAIFVLALAVVFTNTLISYDNSIKLIDNHERLISSHQVIAQLKNIQTLLQDTEIAQRNYLITSDVDALKTYLRAYQESDRNLQILTNLIADNPQRQQWFSLLKPKISTRLNILQQEIYLRKNQGLVATKQLILSKQDKEIGKEIQQLIDDYLKKEQNLLQQKIQESQAISQKAVITFFIAVVVHLLLVALLYDLLWYYIKQLHQAEQKIREQKLLLDVTKDAIVVRNIHNQILFWNQGAQSLYGWKVEEAVGKNILQLLYPENSPQLEDAYLSVMNTGEWRGELHQLTKEGKEIIVESRWVLLRHDNGQPKSILSANTEITQQKQLEVQLLRSQRLESIGTLTSSIVHDLNNLLSPILMSVQFLQKKFPDPQSQKVLQTLENNVKRGANLLKQILIFARGIESKRIIVQIAPILAEIEQIIAQTFPDSIICEIDIPKNVWHIRGDATQLHQVLMNLVVNARDAMPDGGIFRIVAENVVISEHCAQINIDAKLGSYIAIVVTDTGMGMSSEVQQRIFEPFFTTKDISKGTGLGLSTALDIIKNHGGFVNLYSQVGRGTQFTVYLPALTSREIPSFSQELESVRGEG
- a CDS encoding adenosine deaminase, whose protein sequence is MALYAELHRHLGGSVVPRVLWRYFERHSSELISRFADYSEFEDFYTRPRNTLDEYLELHTLVESVQTAETLPYFIYRLLRGAYIFENLAYLELRYTPYLRTPEHLSQSDRIDKMAEIVRVVGEASRLPEYPIVTSQILCMHTRLPYEVNKAIIDLAAQNKQYVCGVDVAGGDSYYADRLEEWISLYDYARSQGVNTTGHLFETTAGCYPQLLPYLMRIGHGIQIPLLYPELLNDVARRGQCLEVCPTTYLKTGTLQDMHQLKIVFDRCFDAGVDIAICTDNAGLHNVRLPWEYENLLTYDIISFEQLQACQDAAFRHAFAWPYTQRPASLLNGLLKVEPPKVLAMNDTN
- the mutL gene encoding DNA mismatch repair endonuclease MutL, with the translated sequence MASTIQALPTEVVYLITAGEVIDSLASVVRELVENSLDAGATRIVVSLWPQQWRIRVADNGCGMNLDDLEQAATAHSTSKIHSSADLWKINSLGFRGEALHSLTTLADLEILSRPVGGKLGWRVVYGDDGKVVQVEATAIAPGTVVTVANLFGNCASRRQGLPILAQQMKAVQATIHQIALCHPRVTWQIWQNDRQWFTISPAATTGQLLPQILLQVRQGDLQEVKLEVPNPVNSELRIQNSELSTPNSSLLTPNSPLPTPHSPVPSPHSALTLVVGLPDRCHRHRPDWVRVAINGRMVKSAELEQTILSAFHKTLPRDRYPICFLHLAISPDQINWNRNPAKTEIYLNEITYWQEQIIQGINQALRISSVNLKETVHTTRVSKLLKAAEAKGGYNFNPNNSNERDNTQHFLKAVAQVSNTYIVAEHPGGMWLVEQHIAHERVLYEQLCENWQLISVEPPIILYQLSPAQVSQLQRIGLDIEPFGEQLWAVRNLPAMLQQREDCAEAILELSLGGDLQTAQVAIACRSAIRNGTPMNLQQMQTLLDDWQRTRNPSTCPHGRPIYLSLEESALARFFRRNWVIGKSHGI
- the murG gene encoding undecaprenyldiphospho-muramoylpentapeptide beta-N-acetylglucosaminyltransferase; protein product: MANAPIKLLIAASGTGGHLFPAIALAEKLPDYQIEWLGVPNRLETELVPKEYPLNTIAVEGFQQGFGISSIRTLARLVGSIFQVRRILKQGNFQGVFTTGGYIAGPAVIAARSLGLPVIFHESNAIPGKVTRFFGPWCSVVALGFEVAAKYLPRAHNVCVGTPVRAQFLDGAMNAPLDLAIPDGVPLIVVFGGSQGAVAINKLVREGANAWFDAGAYVVHLTGDRDTEADSLKHPQYIALPFYNNMAALLQRASIAISRSGAGSLTELAVCGVPAILIPYPFAAEDHQSYNAEVFTKAGAALTLKQSQLTAQELQSNVLNLLHSPQELANMGEKAKAIAVPDSAEKLAQLVREVIET
- a CDS encoding nuclear transport factor 2 family protein, giving the protein MTNILVKRQLRFSTSVGLISFLLTLGLTNAWQPTQASTPQQLVQATTAQNAPAELKNLLTQVDAAASKGDVKGVLQFYSPNFTHGDGLNRQTLEKSLVSLWQTYPKLQYSTKLLSAKPEGNAIIAETETQIIGSPSANSNNLALDATIKSRQRVVAGKIVRQDILSERTQLTSGSNPPKIDVKLPQQVKVGQKYNFDAIVQEPLGEDFLLGTALEEPIRPEKYLNPTPVDLQLLTSGGVFKEGQAPSIPGSQWVSAVILRGNGITMVTQRLQVVKK